The Anastrepha ludens isolate Willacy chromosome 2, idAnaLude1.1, whole genome shotgun sequence DNA window TACCACCGGCGCTTAGTTTGCTTGCCAATAACTACACgacgaaaaagcaaaaacaaaaccccaGTCGTATCGTATTCTTGTTCAATTCTTCGGCGAAGAATGGTTGCAACGCTTGACTTTCTTAAAACTCTTTGGCATACACCAATGTTCTTCATTCGGGGTTTAGCTTTCGTTTAGTCAACAGCGCAAGAAAGGTAGAAACGTTTGGCAACGCATATACACAGTTTGTTAGCTTTGAACTGGCTTAGAGGGAGTGGACTTTTAGAAAGTAGCACAGCCAATatggaaattaaaattatgtgtaAGTAATTGTGGAAAAATAGTTTCGCTGTAGAATTGTTTGTAATAATTGTACATACAATGTACTTGCAGTACTCTTCTGCCTGTGCTTCACAATCGCAGCGGCGTTACCCACACAAAAGACTGATGCCGCAGATGTAGCAGCCACATCACCCTCGTTATCGCGCTTCGCAAGCATTGCTTCTCAGAAGATCGCATTGAATATGCTGAAATTCAATGCTGACATCGATGCCAATCAAGTTTATTCACCTTTGGGCATCAGCTCAATACTCGGTGTATTGGCAGAGGGTGCGGCTGGTGAGACCTACGATGAATTTACCAAGACACTTGGCTTCCCCGCCGAACGTGCTAATTTGCGTTCCTCCTTCCAGCGTATACTGTCGCGTTATCAAAGTCACGAATATTCTACGTTGCCATCGTTCCAGACCTGGTTGTACATCTATCGCAACAACACTGCGCGCGATGAATTCAAACAGCTGGTTCGCGACAATTACTTTGTCATGGTAAAAGACATTAATAACGAAGAGTATAACTGGAATGAACCAAATACTTCACCAGATGTAGAGACCAGTTCGGTGAGCAACAGCAAAGATGTGGTCGGTTTTGAGACCTTGAAACGGTTAAGAGCTGATGCCGATTTGGCTGCTGCAGCCACAGAAACGCAGACACAGTCTGCGCAGCCTGATACATTTGGCGAAGAGGTAGTCGATAAGGCAGCATCAAAATTCGATCGTGTTGTTGAAGATAAACAGTACGTAGAAAAGCCAGTGATATTGGAAGAAATAAAGAAGAGTCAGCCGGAAAAAGAGGCAGAAGACGAGAAGATTACTGTTGAGCAGTCAAAACCAACTGAAGGATCAGAAAGCACTACTATCATTGATGAGGTGAGTGAGCAACTGAAGGACACAGAAGCTATAGACATAGCAGAGATACCTAAGCACGAAGAAGAATTGGTTAACAAGGATATTAGCAAACGCGAGGATGACGTGAATTTTGAAGACAACGAAACTGTGCATTCGGAGGAGAAGTTGCAAAAACACTACGACGAGGATCACGAAGGCATTGTACCCACCAAGGATGTGCTGGACTCCAATGAACCAGAGAAAGTTACATTGCCACTACAGAAATTGGAAAGCGCGCTCGACACAGCTAACAAGAATGTGGGCGAGATAATGATTGCGCTCGAGTCGCACATAAGCTCGGTGAGAAGAGTAAGTCACTGTCATAgcgaaaatatttgctttattaGCTATTTAAcgagtatttgtatttgttttgctgTAGGCACTTGGTGCACGCAGTCTTTTCCGGAAGGAGGACATCGCGCACTCTTTGAGCGCTAACTCCATCACTGGCCGCGAGGCTGCCTCAAAAACTAAAATGTTGCTCTTTAATGGTCTATACTATGCCGGCCTTTGGGCGCAGTCGTTTACTCCACAAATTTCAAATGAAGAGAACTTCTTCTTCATGACAGCCGAGGATGCGATGAAAGCACCAATGATGCAAACAAAAGGAAAATTCCACATTGCCGAATTAGAGCACTTGGATGCGAAAGTATTTTGCTTGCCATATCAGGTAAAGTTACTGTAGTGCtaggttttgtttttattaatttaatttatgcttattctagaataaaaaatacgcAATGATGATTGTTCTGCCAAACGATACTGAAGGTCTTCGCCCGCTTATCGAGAAACTACAACCCGAAGACTTAAAACTGGCCAAATCATTGGTGCAGGAGAAAGAGTTGCGTATCACAATGCCGAAATTCCAAGTTGATGAAACTTCACGTTCCGAAGCCATGctgaagagtatcggtttgaacAAAATCTTCGCACGTCAAGAATCCGATCTCAGCCTATTATCTGACGATCCTGATTTACATGTCGACGAAGTGGTGCAGTTCGTGAGTGTACGCGTGGATGAGAGCGGTAGTAGCGAGAATGCGCTCACAGCCTCCAACAGCCAGGCGCGCACAACCGAAACATCAGATGTGGAGACGATCGTAGTGAATCGTCCCTTCTTGTATTTCATAATGGACTGTGAGGAAGAGTTTGTGATTGTTGCGGGCAAAATTTATAACCCGGAAGT harbors:
- the LOC128858354 gene encoding uncharacterized protein LOC128858354, whose translation is MEIKIMLLFCLCFTIAAALPTQKTDAADVAATSPSLSRFASIASQKIALNMLKFNADIDANQVYSPLGISSILGVLAEGAAGETYDEFTKTLGFPAERANLRSSFQRILSRYQSHEYSTLPSFQTWLYIYRNNTARDEFKQLVRDNYFVMVKDINNEEYNWNEPNTSPDVETSSVSNSKDVVGFETLKRLRADADLAAAATETQTQSAQPDTFGEEVVDKAASKFDRVVEDKQYVEKPVILEEIKKSQPEKEAEDEKITVEQSKPTEGSESTTIIDEVSEQLKDTEAIDIAEIPKHEEELVNKDISKREDDVNFEDNETVHSEEKLQKHYDEDHEGIVPTKDVLDSNEPEKVTLPLQKLESALDTANKNVGEIMIALESHISSVRRALGARSLFRKEDIAHSLSANSITGREAASKTKMLLFNGLYYAGLWAQSFTPQISNEENFFFMTAEDAMKAPMMQTKGKFHIAELEHLDAKVFCLPYQNKKYAMMIVLPNDTEGLRPLIEKLQPEDLKLAKSLVQEKELRITMPKFQVDETSRSEAMLKSIGLNKIFARQESDLSLLSDDPDLHVDEVVQFVSVRVDESGSSENALTASNSQARTTETSDVETIVVNRPFLYFIMDCEEEFVIVAGKIYNPEVKEELPISVEVEFEES